A DNA window from Gillisia sp. Hel1_33_143 contains the following coding sequences:
- a CDS encoding glucoamylase family protein — protein MKIYTYLLIASIFLNTSCKNTAEDQQKSEIDSNDKTIQKLEGEALLDTVESQTLKYFWDYAEPNSGLARERFHPDGNYPLNDQNIITTGGSGFGLMALIAGIDRKFIPREEGIKRLDKIADFLAKADRYHGAWSHWIDGETGKTQPFGQKDNGGDLVETSFLAQGFIVIREYLKNGTDQEKAVAAKYDELWKGIDWNWYTNNKDVLYWHWSPDYKWEMNFPLEGYNETLITYIMAAASPTHSISADAYHKGWARNGAIVSHNSKYGLPLILKHNYAEEFGGPLFWAHYSYLGLNPKGLSDEYADYWELNKNHVMIDYLYCVKNPNQFEGYGENVWGLTASYTKEKDGSIGYTAHSPNNDRGVISPTAAISSIPYTPKQSLAAMSYFYNELNDLTWGPAGFYDAFSLVGEDWVAPQYLAIDQGPMVVMIENYRSGLIWDLFMGADEVKQGLDKLGFKY, from the coding sequence ATGAAAATTTATACCTACCTATTAATTGCATCCATCTTTTTAAACACTTCTTGTAAAAATACTGCTGAAGATCAGCAAAAATCAGAGATAGATTCCAACGATAAAACAATTCAAAAATTAGAAGGAGAAGCATTATTGGATACTGTAGAAAGTCAGACCTTAAAATATTTTTGGGACTATGCAGAGCCAAATTCAGGATTAGCTAGAGAAAGGTTTCATCCAGACGGTAATTATCCTTTAAATGATCAAAATATTATCACTACCGGTGGTTCTGGGTTTGGATTGATGGCCTTAATTGCTGGAATAGACAGAAAATTCATTCCCAGAGAAGAAGGAATAAAAAGATTAGATAAAATTGCAGATTTTCTGGCAAAAGCAGATAGATATCATGGGGCATGGTCTCATTGGATTGATGGTGAAACAGGAAAAACTCAACCTTTCGGACAAAAAGATAATGGAGGAGATCTTGTAGAAACTTCCTTTTTAGCACAAGGTTTTATCGTGATCAGAGAATATTTAAAAAATGGAACAGATCAAGAAAAAGCGGTAGCTGCAAAATATGATGAACTTTGGAAAGGGATAGATTGGAACTGGTATACTAATAATAAAGATGTATTATACTGGCACTGGTCTCCAGATTATAAATGGGAAATGAACTTTCCGTTAGAAGGTTATAATGAAACTTTGATAACTTACATCATGGCCGCAGCATCTCCAACTCATAGTATTTCTGCAGATGCTTATCATAAAGGCTGGGCAAGAAATGGAGCTATAGTTTCACATAATTCTAAATATGGATTGCCATTAATTCTAAAACATAATTATGCTGAAGAATTTGGGGGTCCCTTATTTTGGGCGCATTATTCTTACTTAGGTTTGAATCCAAAAGGACTTTCAGATGAATATGCAGATTACTGGGAGTTAAATAAAAATCATGTAATGATAGATTATTTGTACTGTGTAAAAAACCCTAATCAATTTGAAGGTTATGGTGAAAATGTTTGGGGACTTACCGCCAGTTATACAAAAGAGAAAGATGGGAGTATTGGATATACCGCTCATTCTCCTAATAATGATAGAGGAGTAATTTCTCCAACTGCAGCTATAAGTTCTATTCCATATACTCCTAAACAATCTCTAGCTGCCATGAGCTATTTCTATAATGAACTGAATGATCTTACTTGGGGACCTGCCGGATTTTATGATGCTTTTAGCTTGGTAGGAGAAGATTGGGTAGCCCCACAATATTTAGCGATAGATCAAGGGCCAATGGTGGTAATGATAGAAAATTATAGATCGGGTTTAATCTGGGATCTATTTATGGGCGCCGATGAGGTAAAGCAAGGATTAGATAAATTGGGTTTTAAATATTAA